Below is a genomic region from Flavobacterium ginsengisoli.
ACGCGGCCATCGTTGGGCTGCAATCACAGATACCAAAAGAGCCTATTCGTTTGAACCAATTCCAGATACTGATTTAACTCCAGAAGAACAAAAAAATATAATCGGAGTTCAAGGTGCTTTGTGGAGCGAATATTTGGATCGTCCTGCAAGAATTATGGAATATCAAAGTTATCCGAGAATCAGTGCGTTGTCTGAAATTGGATGGTCTAAAAAAGAAGATAAAAACTGGGACGATTTTTACGGAAGATTAACTCACAGTCATTTGCAAAGATTGGCAGATATGGGAATTGCTTTTAGAGATTTTCCTCCAACAGCGATTTATAAAAACGGAACAATTACTGTAACGCCACCTTATAAAGGTGCTGTTGTGCGATTTGATAAAGATGGAAATGAGCCAACAAGACAATCGCCTCTATACACAGAGCCAATCCAAACGAAAGATTACGAACGCTATATGTTTAGAGTATTTTTTAATGAATATGCGAGCAAGTCCAGCAGTAAAAGCTGAAAAATTGCCTGTTGCGAATTGGAATACCTCTAAAGCAGAAGTCTTGACTATTTCTGAAAATATTACTGAACATGTTGATAGAAAAGGAATCTGGTATTTGACTTTCAATCCGACAGATGATGGAGCAAACGGAACAATCAAAAATGTTTCGCTTTTTGAAAACGATAAATTAATTCGGACTTATGCAGATGAAAAAGCACTAAAATCAAAACCTCGCCTAAGATTTTTGATTGAAAATTATAATGAAAAAAATACGTATCGATTAGACTTTACAGTCGAAAATAAAGAAGAGAAAAAATCTGCGACAAATGTAAAATTCAATTGTACGCCTTATCAGGAACCAGAAGTGAAAGTGACTTCTTCGATGGCAGAAAATCCGAAGTTTCCAATTGCGAATCTGGAAGATTATAATGAAGAAACCTATTTGCGTACCGATGTTGCCTGCAAAGATGGCGATTGGATTTTGTATACTTTTACGAATCCTGTAGTGTCTTCTAAAATAGATGTTTTAACTGGAATTCCGCATCATCCGAGATTTATAATAAACAACGGTTATGTTGAGTTTTCATACAATGGAACTGATTTTATAAAAGGCGATAATTTTGATTACGGAAACGCATCAATTTATCCGAAACAGCCTATAAAAGCGGTTAGAATACAAATTACAGGAACCAATAATGAGCCTTTGATGGCAGGACAGGACTTAAAAATTAATCCATAGTACTATGAAAAATATTGGTATTAAAATTATAATGGTTTCCTTGATTTTCTTGGGAGTAAAAGGTTATTCGCAGAAAAAGGCAAAGCAATCTTTTGATGTAAAAAGAAATGAGGTTTATATTGATTCGATGATGACAAATGCGCTTGAAAAAGGCTTTTTTCCAGGAGCGCAAATTATCGTGGGTACAGGAGATTTTAATGTGATTTCCAAAAATTACGGTTATCACGATTATACCAAAAAGCAATTAGTAAAATCAGATGATGTTTTTGATTTGGCTTCGATGTCTAAAGTTTTAGGAGCAACACTTGTAACAATGCGTTTGGTTGGAGATGGAGAAATTAAATTGACAGATCAAGTAGGCGAAATTGTTCCAATGTACAAAAACACAGCGATTTCCGATTTAGCGCTTTTTGAATTGCTAACGCATACTTCTGGATTAACGCCAAGTATCACTTTTTATCAAGCATTGCTTTCTACACCAGATAATTCGCCTTTTTTGAGCAATCAAAAATCGGAACAATATGTTGAGCCTTTTGATAATATGTTTGTGAACAAAAATATTGTTTACGATTCTAAATATCTGGTTTTTGAGCCAAAAGAAAATTGGGTTCAGATTTATAAAAACATGTGGCTCAATCCAGAATTTTATCCGTCGGTTTATGAAAGGATTGCAAAGGCAAATGCAAATCCGAGAGGGAAATATTTGTATAGCGATTTAAATTTGCTTTTGGTGAAGCAAATGATTGAAACGAAAACGGGCAAAAAACTCGATGAGTTCACAAATGAAATTTATTCCGAATTAGGCATTTCGAAAATTGGCTATAATCCGTTAAAATGGACTTCTATAGATACTGTAATGCCAACTGAAGTAGATAATTTTTTTAGAAAAGATACTGTTAAAGGTTATGTGCACGATGAAGCGGCGGCCATTTTTGGAGGCGTTTCTGGAAATGCAGGTTTGTTTGCCAACGCAGAATCGATTGCCGTAATCTGTAAAATGTTAATGAACAACGGAAATTACAACGGAAAACAGATTCTAAAAGCCAATGTCGTAAAAGAGTTTACAGATTCGCCACTTGCAAAAGAGGGAATTTATCGCGGTTTAGGTTTTGATAAAAGAAAACCAGATGAGTTTTTTACAAAAGACGATTTTGGGCATACGGGTTTTACAGGGACTTTTTTCTTTATGAATAGAAATACAAACCGATTTTTAATCATTCTAACCAATCGAGTTAACCCAACGAGAACAAACAGATTAATGTACAAAGACGATTTTAGTGCTAAAATCTGGAAACAGATTAATAAATAAAAATTTGCCACAGATTAAAAGGATTAAAATGATTTTTTATTGTGACACAAAATCTAAAAATTTTTCTCGCAGATTCCGCAGATTTAGGAGATTTTATTTTTAAAAATTATCTGCTAAATCTGCGGAATCTGCGAGAGGCAAAATCATTTTAATCCTTTTAATCTGTGGCAAGATGAAAAAATAATTACCATGAAAAATATAATAATTTGCATATTAATTTCAGCGGTTTCTTTTGCACAGCAAATAAGAACTGGCGCTGAGAATTCTGAAAAATACCTGCCTTTATTAAAAGGTAAAACCGTAGGAATTCTAACTAACCAAACGGGAATTATCACTAAAGAAAAACATTTAGTCGATTTTTTAGTAGAACAAAAAGTAAAAATAAAAAGCATTTTTGCACCAGAACACGGTTTTAGAGGAACGGCTGATGCTGGAGAAAATGTATCTGACGAAATAGATTCTAAAACTGGTTTGCAGATTGTTTCGCTTTACGGAAAAAACAATAAACCAACTCCAGAGCAATTAAAAGGAATCGATGTTATGATTTTTGATTTGCAGGATGTTGGAACGCGATTATATACTTACGTTTCTACAATGCACCGCATTATGGAAGCCTGTGCTGAGAATAATGTTCCACTGATTGTGTTGGATCGTCCCAATCCGAATATTGCGATTGTTGATGGTCCAGTTTTGGACATTGCTTTTAAAAGTGGTATCGGAATGCATCCAACGCCTTTATTGCACGGAATGACTTTGGGCGAAGAAGCTAAAATGATCAACGGACAAAAATGGCTGAAAGATGGTATTCAATGTGATTTGACTGTGATTCCATGTTTAAATTATACCAGAAAAAGCTCTTATAGTTTGCCTGTAAGACCTTCGCCAAATTTGCCAAACGATCAGGCGATTAATTTATACGTGAGTTTATGTCTTTTTGAAGGAACAAATGTGAGCATGGGACGCGGAACTGAAAAACAGTTCCAGATTTACGGTTCGCCCTATCTGCCAAAAAGCGATTTCTCTTTTACTCCACAACCTAATTTTGGAGATAAAGATCCTTTATACAAAGGTATAGAATGCAATGGGGAAGATTTGTCTTCTATTCCGAGAATAAGCAGATTAGAAATTAAATGGTTGATAAAAGCCTATCAGACAACAGCAGATAAATCTAAATTTTTTGATAAAAGGAAGTTTGCCATTCGCGCAGGAAATGAAAAACTCCAACAGCAGATTGAAGCTGGAATTTCGGAAGAAGAAATCAGAAACAGTTGGAAAGAAGGTTTAATTGCGTTTAAAAAAATGAGAGCTAAATATTTGATTTATAAGTAATATCTTTCAGGTTTTCTTTCGTTTTATTTGATTTCACACAAAATAGAATAGAATTTCAACCGGACTACTTGTAATTATTAAACTGGTATGCTTTGTTGGTACGGTAAGAGTTTACTTTTGCCAAAAAAATAGTAAACCAAAATGAAAAAAATCTATTTTGCTGTTTTTACAGTAATTTGTACCAATTTTTACGCACAGACAAAAAACGATTCCATCAACCAAATGGATGAAGTCATTATTAACGAAGGTCGTTTTAACACGCCAATTTCTAAACAAAACAGAAACGTTTATGTTATCTCTAGCGAAACAATAAAAAAACTTCCAGGAAGAACCTTGCAAGAAGTATTGCAATATGCCAACGGAGTAGACATTAGACAAAGAGGACCTTTTGGAACGCAAGCTGACATTAGTGTTGATGGAGGAAGTTTTGAGCAAACAGTTGTTTTATTGAATGGAGCAAAAGTTATCGATTCGCAAACGGCTCATAATATGTTGAATCTTCCTCTTCCGGTTGAGGCAATAGAGAGAATCGAAGTTGTTCGTGGTCCGGCTGCAAGAATTTACGGAATCAACAGTTTAACGGGAGCTATTAATATTATTACGAAAAAACCAACCGATTCTGGTTTTTTGGTTAGCACTTATGCAGGTTCTAATTTCGAAAAAGACACGGAAGACACTGGAGATACCTATTACGGAACAGGAATTCAAGCTGGAGCTGTTTTAGGAAAAGAAAAACAGCAACATTTAATTTTTGCTTCGCATGATAAAAGCAACGGTTACCGTTACAATACAGCATTCGAAAACAATAAAATTTTCTACCAAGGAAATGTGCAGATCAATGATAAAAACGAAATTTTAGGTTCTGCAGGTTACATCAATAACGGATTTGGTGCTAACGGATTTTATGTCTGCTCCAACTGATAAAAATGCTACCGAAATTGTTCAGACTACATTTGCTAACATTCAATCAAATCATCAAATTACGGATAGTTGGAAAATTATGCCGAGAGTAACTTACAGATACAATTATGATGATTACCGTTATTTAGGAAATTCAAATTTGACAGTTGGAAGAAGTCAGCATTATACGAATTCTATTGCGGGAGAATTGAATTCTACAGTTAAATTATCTAAAGGAGAAATTGGTTTTGGAGCTGAATTTAGAAACGAAAATATTCACTCTTCAAACATTGGAGATCATGATCGCGATAATGTTGGTCTTTATGCCGAGTACAGAACAAGTTTTACGGAAAAGTTAGATGTAAACATCGGAACGTATTTAAACTATAATTCAGATTACAAATGGCAGATTTATCCAGGAATTGATGCAAGTTATGCAATTACTGACGCATTTAAAATTATTGGAAATGTGGGAACAAGCCAAAGAATTCCATCGTTTACGGATTTGTATTTGAAACAAACTGGAAATATCGGAAATCCAGATTTAGATTCAGAAAATGCGTTTCAGAGTGAAGTTGGATTTAAATACAACAAAAAAGCTTTGAGCTTAAATGCGAATTATTTCTACAGAAAAATTGAGAATTATATCGATTGGATGCGTAACGAAACAACGGTGCCTTGGCAAAGTCAGAACACTGGAGATTTGAACACAAACGGAATCAACTTACGTGGAACTTACAGATTTGATTTCTCTAAAGATTCTAGATTAAACATTCTTTTAGGATACACTTATTTAGATTCTGAATTTAAAACAGCACGTACAGAAACGTATTCAAAATATGCAATTTCTTCATTAAAACATCAAATTACCAATACGATAGATTATCAGTTTAGAAATCTATCTGTAATGTTTGCAACTCGTTTTAACGAAAGAATTACAGGGCCTTCTTATTGGGTAAATGACTTTAGAGTAAGCCAGGCAATTAATAAATTCACCATTTTCTTAGATGGACAAAATATTTTCAATGCAACGTATTATGAAGTAGGAGCAGTCCCACTGCCTTCAAGATGGTTTACATTGGGAGTGAAATTAGTTACTTTTTAAATTACTTTATTTAGGGAATTAGATTATTGTAAAAAAGCCTGTAAACATTACGTTTACAGGCTTTTTTGTTAAAGACTATTGTTTTTTAGCCAAAGATTGACATCATCAAACATTTGTCTATTTACGGTGTGACCTTCTTCGTAAGAATGAAAATCAGGGTGTAAATTTTTTGTTTTTAGAAAATCAGAAGCGTCTATGGCGTATTGATAATTTAAAACAGCATCTTGTTTTCCGTGAGAAATAAGGATTTTAAGTTTTTCAAGACGCTTTTCATTTGCCATAAAAGGTTTTATTTCTGGCAAAAGTCTTCCGCTCATTACGGCAATTCCTTTCACTTTTTCTGGAGCGGTAAGTGCAACACTATAGCTCATGATTCCGCCTTGGCTAAATCCCATTAAGTAAACTTCTTCAGAATTAAAATGGACTTCAGATTTTAAATCATTAATAAAATCAATTAGCATTAATCTTGAATTTTCGGCCTGTTCAGCATTTATCTGAGGTTTTCCAGTAGAAAAATCTACCTGAAACCAAGCGAAACTATTTGCTCCAAAAGTCAATGGTCCGCGAGCAGACACCACCACAAAATTATCAGGCAATTCTGGTGCAAACGAAAAAAGATTTTGCTCGTTTCCGCCAACGCCATGAAGCAAAATCACCAAAGGCGGATTTGCCGTTTTTATTTTGGGTTCTCTAATTAAATAATGCAGTTTAGTTTTTTCTTTAGTTGAATTCATAATCGTAAAACTGAAAATTGATAGGGTAATAAGGACGGCAAATGCAATCCAAAAAGACTTTTTTAAACTCATGCTTTGTCTATTTTTACAGACATCATGTTGAGTGATCCAGCCACAAGCTCATCATTGAAAATCGTTGCTTTTTCGTCTTTTTCCTGAAGCGATAAAATGTACAATAACGGAAGATAATGTTCTGGAGTTGGAACGGCCAATTCAAATTCTCTTCCTTGTTTGTCAAATTGAATGAGCGATTTGTGATCCTTATCCAAAATCATGTTTTTCATTTTTTCATTCGCAATATGCGCCCATTCAAAAGCGTAACCTGGAACCATCATTTTGTCCCAAGCGGCAAGACGTAAATTGTGAACAGTATTTCCGCTTCCAACAATAAGAATACCTTTTCGGCGTAAAGCAGCTAGCTCTTTTCCTAGTTCATAATGATATAATGCTGGTTGCGAGTAATCGATACTCATTTCGATAACCGGAATATCGGCATTTGGATAAAGAAATTTGACAACCGTCCAACATCCATGATCCAACCCCCAACTGTTATCTAATCCAACCGAAGTTGAAGTGATTAATTTTTGTGTTTCTAAGGCTAATTCTGGACTTCCAGGTGCAGGATATTGCACATCAAAAAGTGCTTGCGGAAAACCTCCAAAATCATGAATAGTTGGCGGTTTTTGCATTGCCGTTACAAAAGTTCCTTTGGTTTCCCAGTGTGCAGAAATACAAAGTATCGCTCTTGGTTTTGGAAGTGTTTTTGCCACTTGTTGAAAGCCTTGAGTAAAATTATTATCTGCCAATGCATTCATCGGATTTCCGTGTCCTAGAAAAAGAA
It encodes:
- the ygiD gene encoding 4,5-DOPA dioxygenase extradiol; translation: MNRKDFLKTMAILPIGAAAMKLSSLKTAVDAFGPTERMPVLFLGHGNPMNALADNNFTQGFQQVAKTLPKPRAILCISAHWETKGTFVTAMQKPPTIHDFGGFPQALFDVQYPAPGSPELALETQKLITSTSVGLDNSWGLDHGCWTVVKFLYPNADIPVIEMSIDYSQPALYHYELGKELAALRRKGILIVGSGNTVHNLRLAAWDKMMVPGYAFEWAHIANEKMKNMILDKDHKSLIQFDKQGREFELAVPTPEHYLPLLYILSLQEKDEKATIFNDELVAGSLNMMSVKIDKA
- a CDS encoding alpha/beta hydrolase, giving the protein MSLKKSFWIAFAVLITLSIFSFTIMNSTKEKTKLHYLIREPKIKTANPPLVILLHGVGGNEQNLFSFAPELPDNFVVVSARGPLTFGANSFAWFQVDFSTGKPQINAEQAENSRLMLIDFINDLKSEVHFNSEEVYLMGFSQGGIMSYSVALTAPEKVKGIAVMSGRLLPEIKPFMANEKRLEKLKILISHGKQDAVLNYQYAIDASDFLKTKNLHPDFHSYEEGHTVNRQMFDDVNLWLKNNSL
- a CDS encoding serine hydrolase domain-containing protein, yielding MKNIGIKIIMVSLIFLGVKGYSQKKAKQSFDVKRNEVYIDSMMTNALEKGFFPGAQIIVGTGDFNVISKNYGYHDYTKKQLVKSDDVFDLASMSKVLGATLVTMRLVGDGEIKLTDQVGEIVPMYKNTAISDLALFELLTHTSGLTPSITFYQALLSTPDNSPFLSNQKSEQYVEPFDNMFVNKNIVYDSKYLVFEPKENWVQIYKNMWLNPEFYPSVYERIAKANANPRGKYLYSDLNLLLVKQMIETKTGKKLDEFTNEIYSELGISKIGYNPLKWTSIDTVMPTEVDNFFRKDTVKGYVHDEAAAIFGGVSGNAGLFANAESIAVICKMLMNNGNYNGKQILKANVVKEFTDSPLAKEGIYRGLGFDKRKPDEFFTKDDFGHTGFTGTFFFMNRNTNRFLIILTNRVNPTRTNRLMYKDDFSAKIWKQINK
- a CDS encoding TonB-dependent receptor gives rise to the protein MKKIYFAVFTVICTNFYAQTKNDSINQMDEVIINEGRFNTPISKQNRNVYVISSETIKKLPGRTLQEVLQYANGVDIRQRGPFGTQADISVDGGSFEQTVVLLNGAKVIDSQTAHNMLNLPLPVEAIERIEVVRGPAARIYGINSLTGAINIITKKPTDSGFLVSTYAGSNFEKDTEDTGDTYYGTGIQAGAVLGKEKQQHLIFASHDKSNGYRYNTAFENNKIFYQGNVQINDKNEILGSAGYINNGFGANGFYVCSN
- a CDS encoding exo-beta-N-acetylmuramidase NamZ family protein, translating into MKNIIICILISAVSFAQQIRTGAENSEKYLPLLKGKTVGILTNQTGIITKEKHLVDFLVEQKVKIKSIFAPEHGFRGTADAGENVSDEIDSKTGLQIVSLYGKNNKPTPEQLKGIDVMIFDLQDVGTRLYTYVSTMHRIMEACAENNVPLIVLDRPNPNIAIVDGPVLDIAFKSGIGMHPTPLLHGMTLGEEAKMINGQKWLKDGIQCDLTVIPCLNYTRKSSYSLPVRPSPNLPNDQAINLYVSLCLFEGTNVSMGRGTEKQFQIYGSPYLPKSDFSFTPQPNFGDKDPLYKGIECNGEDLSSIPRISRLEIKWLIKAYQTTADKSKFFDKRKFAIRAGNEKLQQQIEAGISEEEIRNSWKEGLIAFKKMRAKYLIYK
- a CDS encoding TonB-dependent receptor plug domain-containing protein, yielding MSAPTDKNATEIVQTTFANIQSNHQITDSWKIMPRVTYRYNYDDYRYLGNSNLTVGRSQHYTNSIAGELNSTVKLSKGEIGFGAEFRNENIHSSNIGDHDRDNVGLYAEYRTSFTEKLDVNIGTYLNYNSDYKWQIYPGIDASYAITDAFKIIGNVGTSQRIPSFTDLYLKQTGNIGNPDLDSENAFQSEVGFKYNKKALSLNANYFYRKIENYIDWMRNETTVPWQSQNTGDLNTNGINLRGTYRFDFSKDSRLNILLGYTYLDSEFKTARTETYSKYAISSLKHQITNTIDYQFRNLSVMFATRFNERITGPSYWVNDFRVSQAINKFTIFLDGQNIFNATYYEVGAVPLPSRWFTLGVKLVTF